From the Nitrospirota bacterium genome, the window GGCTACGTGGGTCCTGTGGCCGAAAGATGCCATCGCGGTCGATGACAAGCCGATTCAAGATTCGGCCAAGCGATTGATTCTCTTTCATAAACCCAAAGGGGTCATCACCACACATAGCGACGAAAAAGATCGTCAGACCATCTTCGATCTATTGCCGGCAGACTTGGGCTATCTGCATGCGGTCGGGAGACTCGATCAGGCGACCAGTGGGTTACTGCTGCTCACCAACGATTCGACTGTATCGAGTTATCTCACCGATCCTGGTCATAAAGTGATGAGGACTTATTTGGTCTCCGTGCGGGGAGAGTTCACTGAGGCCCAAGCGACAGAGGCCGTAGCCGGAGTAGTCGAGGAGGGCGAGCGCCTCCAGTGTCATACCGTGAAGATTCAGAAGAGCTCCGGACGCGAATCCCATCTGGAAGTGGTCCTGGTCCAGGGGAAGAATCGTGAAATCAGACGGCTGTTCTTGGCCTTGGGGCATGAAGTAACCAGACTTAGGCGCATTCAATATGGGCCGTTCAAATTAGAGGAACTCCCACCGGGCGCTTGGCGCGAGATCCCAATCGCGGACGCAAGAAAATTGCT encodes:
- a CDS encoding pseudouridine synthase produces the protein MAQKSSLSSKRFTVDRLLSKLGVASRSMSQEWVRAGRVRINGRVVQDPATWVLWPKDAIAVDDKPIQDSAKRLILFHKPKGVITTHSDEKDRQTIFDLLPADLGYLHAVGRLDQATSGLLLLTNDSTVSSYLTDPGHKVMRTYLVSVRGEFTEAQATEAVAGVVEEGERLQCHTVKIQKSSGRESHLEVVLVQGKNREIRRLFLALGHEVTRLRRIQYGPFKLEELPPGAWREIPIADARKLLKL